AATGGAGACATGCCTCATAAAAGTGAGCTACAAATGCAAATACATCAAGAATTTAGTGTGTTAAGAAAATGTTCATGTGGCGGGAAGATAATCCGtctaaaatctctttaaaaaaaaagttttactTATAACAAACAGAGTTCTCTGCTTTGGCCCATATCCAGCTCTTAACTTGTAACAATCTGTTGCTTTTTGGTTGGGAGAATTATATGAACCAGAATCTCCCTGGAGCCTTAGTAATTGAACTATGTCTCTCTTCAGACCATATTCACCTCTATTTAGTGCTGTGAGAATTATTTGCTGAGGAAGATATAATCAAAGGGGCTTCTTAGTTTCCAAACAATACTCCTACATCGAAGCAATACTTTAAAATACAAATTAGAATAAATAGAGACAAACTGCTGACATATAAGCTCTATCTGTGCCAGTCCACACACATTCAACGGCAGAATGACAGATCCTGATTTATCTCCAAAAAAACCAAGCTTTTTCAAAGCCTGGAAATTATTGGAATGTGGTTACTAATCTCATAATCTCCTTTTACAGATTGCATATTCCAGTGCATTAACAACAAGTAACATAAGCGAAAAATATAAAGATCAGATAAAAGAAAACTTTCTGAGAAAATACAATGAACTGAGAAGAAACCTTATCACCATCCTTGATTCGATAGGTTCCTAGCAAATTACTATCAGTAAGTAGCTTCTGCCCATCATAGCTCAAGCAAAAATGTCCCCATACATGTCACCTGCAAGAGcatcacaacaacaacaagaaaacTAACACAACATGATCACACCGAATTGGTCGTTATATAAAATGAGACTACTCGTGATTACGTAACGATAGATTTAACTATACAAtacaaaaaaatgtatataacagacaaaacaaacattgtatttaaactaacaacACAGTCCAATACAATAGGTAACACCATCCAAACAAGCTGTTAACTCTTACCAATcccaagaaaaaatatattacatGTTTCAGAATTAGTTACTAACAGGAAGGATTTTCTTGACAATCTCATCACTTAGGGCAGCAATCTGAGAATCAAGACTCTTGATTGTCTCCTCCTTCTGACTCTCTAAGCTAGCCAAAGCTTCTTGCAATTCAGCCTCAACTATCTTCCTCCCTTCTGCAATCTTCTGTTCCACTTCTAGCTGAGTCTCTTTCTTCATCTTGTTCAATGCTGCTGATATCTCAGCCCTTGCAGCCTTCATAATTGCAGCAGCTTGGTCTTCCAGTTGCTTCACTTCTGCAGATGTGTCCTTTACACCGCTAAGTTTCTCCTTAATGGCAGAAtctctttcatccatgaatttCCCTAATGGGCTGAAGTAAATCTTGTCTAAAGCAAACATGAGAAAGAGGAATTCAGCCATGATGATTGGGAGTGTCAGGTTGAAGTCAAAAAGGGAagctttttcaatttcttctgcTAGTGAAGGTGGTGCCATGACCAATGAGCTTGCAAGAATGACTGAAATGGACTTGAAAGTTGATGGGATTGAAAGGGATTCGAGGGATTTGGGTGATTTGGGGAGGGGTAGTTTTGGAAAAGGGATTTGGGGGAGGGAAAGTTTGAATCTTGGAGATGGAGGGATGGTGGAGGATGAAGAAGTGATTAAGACTTTGGAGGAACTCATCATCATGTTGGCCATGGcttctgcttcttcttctttctgttCTTCTGCAACTTGGGATTTTGCagttgtaaaaaaaatatttttttgagagAGTCGATTCTTGATTTGTTTGTTTTTAGAAAAGGGAAGAAGGAAGATCTTAGAAAGGCTATCTCAATCTATGCCACACAATACGATGAGGCTGAGAATTGGAGCTTTAGGAGTGTGCCACTCACGTGAggtctttctttttctctctgaGTATTTTCTTTAAGTCATATCCTTGTTTAATTAGTTACACAGTTTTAGTCGTCGGGCTACAATGTGGACGTACCGAGATTGGaaacccaaaaataaaaaagttacaCTTGTTATCAGTTGGTAGTGACTAAAAAGTTTGAGAATTGTGATCCACAAATTAATTCATATACCTAATTTCTTATCTAGGTTTAAGTTATTATGCTATTAGGGTAAATAATTTTTACGTTATTTAGTGTAGTTTAACGAACCTACGATGATAGGTTAGTATTAAGTTGTTTGGATTCTTAAAAAATGTTATTGTACCCGTGTTCGATTCTCCAAAGATGCACGATTTTGAAGGATCAGACACGAGAAGCATACCGTTAGTTAACATTTTTACTAGATTACCAATTAACCCTTGTAGTATGATGTACCTATAATTAGTTCATGAGTAACTGGATTGTGTAAGTATTGTTTTATATCGTGAGTGCATAAAACATAGGAGTAAACTCTTTCTGAATACCCATGGGGAAATAGCAAACCAGACTGCAGAAGTTCAACTCTGATGATAGATGgatttgtgtcacgacccaaaaactgaggtcatgatggcacacatctcaaaacccaatctgatgtgtaaccctaaaaataaaattcatacaagacttccaaagaggaaagtgattccacgatttaaataaaaagaaaaaaaaacaatgaagaaattatcccaaaacctggtgtcataagtataaagagcatctaatacaaggttcgaatctgaagatacaacataagtctctgaatgatacaaaagactgaaaaataaagatagactagtgacgatccgaattctgggacctcaccactaatctgagaattacacaatccgctagaatattaactgccacgtggggtaccccgactagtatctgcatcaaaaagggacacagaagtaggggtgagtacaattcacatgtactcagtaggttttagctgactgagtataaggaattaatcaaacctatgaaataaactaaggaacgcttccacctgcatatagaaaagtcccacttcggcatcggtgccgccagtttatatatatagtggcacgaataaagtataataacaactcataatcacaattaatcaaataattcaagcagcacaaatgtcaatgcaatgcaatgcaatatgatgatgcaatgatgtggtggtacggtggaatcaagactgtcgcacagcctgtcgtatacacctaccgagctgtgctaccaagcaggacccatgggggtctcgcagaccatatacctcaatcacaatatctcattatccttgccacctcctcgtggtcaagggatcacaatgcatccactaccctgccggaaaactacctcggtcagggactcaagatacaaaggttgggatcacaatgcatccactaccctaccggaaaactgcctcggtcagggactcaagatacaaaggtttaatggtgtttcattttctttctcaaaaagaatttccatatttctcaacttcccatgtttcatgatgtgatgaatgaggatgaatgcatcaaaacacatatgcatggaagtaataatcaactcacatgtggtataatgttcaaagttctcaaaacttaacctacacatgatattcaccctcaataaatagtaacgggaagaacacactttcatttaaatattcacccctttctcaacaatatttcaatactcaagtatgctcaaaacccccaactcaatctctcaggcgacatcacaagtcaaataatatactcaagcctctctcttaggcaaatcataattcacatgctctcaaagcaaataagataacaaataaggcccccacacgggctatgtaatacaaataaaccccgtcacggcaacacattaataaataagcctccacacggacatcataatatatataacattctcaactcatactacaaccccatcccaaagtctataacatatgaatgattaattaccccatctcaatctcaaagaaagatagccaaacctacctcaattgccgaaaccgcactcgaatacctccaccggacaagtaactctcgaattcagcgctcggaatgacaacccactatcaacaatgaaacatacacgtcacaaggagtccaatgacacccatattgataggtttcggaaccgggggtaaaatggtccaaaaattaactattttcgaaaagggtcaaatctgtaaatttattgaacaatcccattctattggtaataaggaactcatggttgaaaaacccataaaaatagagctcaaaacgagttggaaatcacaattttccttaaattcggattagggaagaaacaaggatttttggggtttgaaactaaaatttaagagttaaaatcgtcaaaaacttaatgaaaaaggaaggttttaggtcaaaaatcacttacccaacactttgcctcgaaaatctcttctcaaatcacctcaaggagttcaagaactcaaacaaatgttgaaaaatattgaaatgagaagaaaggggcattttctgcccaaaaagttactgttcacgcgtgttactgttcacgcgtgttactgttcacgcgtgttttgtacaaatttacgaaaatcaccctcaaggtcattacaatatccaccactaaaaaggatgttcgtcctcgaacataagataaaataaagtacctggggtctcaaaaagctgagggtatcgagcctgcatatcagactctaactcccaagttgcctcctcagcaggccgatgctgccactgcaccttgaccaaagcgacctccttggtcctgagtctacgaagccgcctatctagaataactgtcggctcctcctcataagtcaaatccggactcaactctaccgcatcataagaaatcacatgagactcatccggtatgtacttgcgaagcatggaaacatgaaacaccggatggacagctgacaatttagggggtaaggccaacttatacgccactccacctactctcctcaggatttcaaacgggccaacaaaccttgggctaagcttgcccttctttccgaacctcatcacacccttcatgggcgatattttaagccacacgcaatcacccaccatgaactctaagggacgaaccctcctatcagcataactcttctgacgactctgagctgtcaatagtcgaccctgaatcaaacgtacccgctccacagcatccctaagtaagtcagtatccaatgcatcaaccgcaacagaatcaaaccatccaatgggtgatcgacacctacgaccatacaatgcctcaaatggtgccatttgaatgctggagtgataactgttattataggcaaactctgctaagggcaagtgttggtcccatcgggcaccaaaatcaatcacacaggccctaagcatatcctccaacacctgaatagtccgttcagactgaccatcagtttggggatgaaatgctgaactcatctctagtcgcgtacccaaaccacgctgtaatgccttccaaaagtgagaggtgaacactgaaccccgatccgatacaatagagataggcaccccatgcagcctaacaatctcacgaagatagatcctagctaactgatccgcattgtagctagtcttcaccggaaggaaatgggctgatttggtcaatcgatccacaatcacccagacagagtcatacttacccaatgccatgggtaatccagacacgaagtccatagtgatacgctcccatttccactcaggaatgggcatcctttgcataggaccacccggtttctgatgctcatacttcacttgttggcaatttagacacttagccacaaaatcaataatgtctctcttcatgccacaccaccaataatgttgtttcaagtcatgaaacatctttgccactcccggatgaatcgaatacttggaacaatgagtctcctctaatatcatacgtacccattcactaaccttgggcacacaaatgcgaccattaatcctcaaaactccttcctgatcaagagaggctgattttgcttcaccactcaacactttgtctcgaatggccctcaacttttcatcttcaaactggtgtgtacgaatctggtccatcaaagtagacctagcctccacaaatgccaaaataccatgatgtgtagaaatatccagtcggaccaactgtctagccaatgactgaacctccaacgccaaaggcctctccacagccttaagaaaggccaaactacccatgctagatgctttgcgactcagggcatccgctaccacattagctttgcccggatgataaagtatggtaatgtcatagtctttcaataactctaaccacctacgttgccgcatgttcagattcggctgagaaaagatatacttaaggctacggtggtcagtatagacctcgcaatgcactccatagagataatgcctccacatcttcagaacaaacaccactgctgctaactctaagtcgtgggtaggatagttcttctcatgtaccttcaactgtcgagaagcataagctataactctacctttttgcatcaatacaccacccaagccgactcccgaagcatcacaaaacacaataaatgccacgccctcctcgggtaaggctagaataggtgctgaagtcaataattccttgagcttttgaaagctcgcctcacactcatcagtccactgaaatgccacggtcttttgagttagcctagtcaatggggctgcaatagaagagaatccttgaacaaaccgacgatagtagcctgccaacccaataaaactccgaatctcggtaaccgaagtaggcctaacccaatcacgaaccgctgcaactttggctggatcaaccataataccatccttggtcactatatgacccaagaatgtcacggactcaagccaaaactcacatttggagaattttgcatacaacttctcctctctcaatctctgaaggactgtcctcaggtgcctaacatgatccgcctcattcttggaataaaccaagatgtcatcaataaacacaatcacaaacgagtccaaataaggtcgaaatacccagttcatcaactccataaaagcagccggggcattagtcaacccgaaggacataaccacaaactcataatgcccataacgagtcctgaatgcagtcttcgggatgtcagattctcgaactctcaactgatggtaacccgacctcaaatcaatctttgagaacaccgatgcaccttgaagctggtcaaataaatcatcaatgcgagggagaggatacttgttcttgatagtgactttgttcaactgtcgatagtcaatacacatcctcatagtaccatctttcttcttcacaaataaaatcggtgcaccccacggtgatacactaggtctaataaaccctttcttcaataaatcttccaattgttctttcaactctttcaattctgccggagccatccgataaggagaaatagagatgggtttagtgtcatgctccaaatcaatcacaaaatcgatatcacgatcaggaggaactcccggcaagtctgtaggaaatacatccataaactctctcaccaccctcgtagtctctatatgcgatgactccgtggtgagatcacgtacatgagccaaataagacaaacaacccttatccatcaagcgacgagcacgaatataagatatcaacCCCTTAGGgtatgaactcggattacccttccatactaagctaggtaaaccgggataagctaaggtcacggtctttgcataacaatctaatatagcatgataaggagataaccagtccatacccagtatcacatcaaaatcaagcatgtctaataaaatcaagtttgcacgggtctctctacccgaaaatatcaccaaacatcccttgtatacccgatccactactaaagattcacctattggggtagaaatagtaataggcacaataagagactcactcacataatcaatacccacatcaaaataagtcgacacataagaataggtagaccctgggtcaaataatactgaagcagaacgatggcaaactggaacaatacctgtaataactgcatcagaggcttctgcctcatatctaccctgtatagcatagcataactgacggtcacccttagcctgcgaaccaccacgagcaccacctcgtactctacccctagcaccatgggtgccacctctagtattctgcAAAGAACCTCGAATAGTTGGAGCATCTATAGAATGAACAACTGGTGCCCCAGGCCGTCCATTAGAAGGAGCACgtttggggcaatcttgggccttatgcccaagctcatcacacacataacaacctcgaggacctgaactcCGTGGGGAATAACTAGAATTGTCAAAACGACCTCCGGAGCtcgaagaaccctgaatagctgcctggactggtctgccctgataaccatgggttcctgaacccgaatattctctacccttggaggaatgatcgctgaattgaccctgccgacggaacctcttggccccgccctgtctagcacgtcggatactctctatcatcctggcatgatcaataatactctgaaacgtACCCCCAGACAGTACAAGAGAGGCTGTAGCCTCCTGGAGATAACCggcgaatcccttcactagtttgcgaatccgctcgaattcggtgggaatactcgacatagcataacgagataactcatggaagcgagtctcgtactcagatacagataaggagccctgctccagtctgtcaaactcatccctacgctgatcac
This Solanum dulcamara chromosome 8, daSolDulc1.2, whole genome shotgun sequence DNA region includes the following protein-coding sequences:
- the LOC129899244 gene encoding ATP synthase subunit b', chloroplastic-like; translated protein: MANMMMSSSKVLITSSSSTIPPSPRFKLSLPQIPFPKLPLPKSPKSLESLSIPSTFKSISVILASSLVMAPPSLAEEIEKASLFDFNLTLPIIMAEFLFLMFALDKIYFSPLGKFMDERDSAIKEKLSGVKDTSAEVKQLEDQAAAIMKAARAEISAALNKMKKETQLEVEQKIAEGRKIVEAELQEALASLESQKEETIKSLDSQIAALSDEIVKKILPVSN
- the LOC129900088 gene encoding uncharacterized protein LOC129900088, which translates into the protein MSSRQKSYADRRVRPLEFMVGDCVWLKISPMKGVMRFGKKGKLSPRFVGPFEILRRVGGVAYKLALPPKLSAVHPVFHVSMLRKYIPDESHVISYDAVELSPDLTYEEEPTVILDRRLRRLRTKEVALVKVQWQHRPAEEATWELESDMQARYPQLFETPGTL